In Phaseolus vulgaris cultivar G19833 chromosome 10, P. vulgaris v2.0, whole genome shotgun sequence, a single genomic region encodes these proteins:
- the LOC137816602 gene encoding uncharacterized protein: MRRTRQTSPTPSAEEGAVTMAQVLEMMRALQDNVAASRAEQEKMQAELAASQSRNDVMNRVNEELRRTLQAQKERAVEERMSMPPSPPRAFPMPFSPEIMKTVVPPNLVGVKASFTGVEDPEAHLTAFHTQMMLSGGSDAVYCKMFMSTLSGIAMEWFVSLPEGHITSFHQFSKLITEQCIVNRAPSVVSYDLFDVRQYQGESLKDYLNRFGAQVVRLPNKDEDMLVHAFKKGVLPSPFSESLIRSHPSTFVEIRRCAVAHIVAETEVSEKRGSAAPPKPRGGQGKQQQQARVHEAKEGKKVQGKPRPYAPRKDQGRGRARENNAPPRYDFMVELADLIALPAIAARLRVPEKTYKVLGRKKNEWCEFHQAFGHTLHSCLALGHQLAELVKSGFLADYLREVQGDRASGAQAGEQQHEIPVHEEVRTIAGGFSGGGCTASQRRRYARSVMAVDSVDEGHFPEVDITFKKADLQDVVPHDNDPVVISLITAGRRVHRVLVQVRGYIELRTTFTDGTTARTKKIKYLVVNAPSAYNILLGRRTLNRLGAVPSTRHMKLKLPSMEGTVITIKSDQAEARRCYENNLRQKRSICHVTSTPPPGVLEERSVVRGTHGDQEMEDATLGGSQVAQVEAEEEGMITHRESGIARAVIASERRPHPAEGWVEVDIRGKRFKLGGSLSEEE; encoded by the exons ATGAGGAGAACCAGACAAACATCACCTACGCCATCTGCTGaggaaggagctgtgacaatggcgcaggtcctggagatgatgcgtgcgctgcaggacAATGTCGCAGCATCGAGAGCTGAACAAGAGAAGATGCAGGCGGAGTTGGCTGCATCGCAGAGTAGGAATGATGTGATGAATCGCGTTAATGAGGAGCTGAGAAGGACGTTACAGGCGCAGAAGGAACGCGCAGTTGAAGAAAGGATGTCGATGCCACCATCGCCTCCGAGAGCGTTCcctatgccattctcccctgaaatcatgAAAACcgtggtgcctcccaacctggtgggagtGAAGGCATCGTTCACGGGGGTAGAAGATCCAgaagcgcatctgacggcgttccacactcagatgatgttgtctgggggctcagatgccgtgtactgcaagatgttcatgagtacACTGAGTGGAATCGCCATGGAATGGTTCGTGAGTCtgccagagggtcatatcacgtccttccatcagttttcgaagcttatCACTGAGCAGTGCATCGTTAACAGAGCACCTTCAGTGGTGTcgtacgatctgttcgatgtaCGCCAATAtcaaggtgagtcgctgaaagactacctcaaccgcttcggagcacaagtggttagattgcccaacaaggacgaggatatgctggtgcatgcgtttaagaagggagtgctgcctagTCCCTtcagtgagtcgctcatcaggagccatcccagcacctttgtgGAGATCCGACGAtgcgcggtggcgcacatagtggcagagacagaggtttctgagaaaagaggaagtgctgcaccaccgaAGCCGCGTGGAGGACAGGGGAAGCAACAACAGCAagcgagggtgcatgaggcaaagGAGGGAAAGAAGGTGCAGGGGAAACCTCGTCCTTATGCACCCAGGAAGGACCagggcagggggcgtgcaagggagaataatgcACCCCCAAGATACGATTTCATGGTAgagttggcggatctgatcgcccttCCTGCCATAGCTGCAAGActccgagtaccagagaagacataTAAGGTACTAGGgaggaagaagaatgagtggtgtgagtttcaccaagcctttggccacacactccactcctgcttggcgttgggacaccagcTGGCGGAGTTGGTAAAGTCTGGGTTCCTGGCAGATTACCTGCGGGAGGTgcagggtgatcgcgcatcGGGGGCCCAGGCAggagagcaacagcatgaaATCCCTGTGCACGAGGAGGTGCGAACGATTGCGGGAGGCTTCTCCGGTGGGGGGTGCACCGCATCACAAAGAAGAAGGTATGCTCGATCGGTTATGGCCGTGGACTCGGTAGACGAGGGCCATTTCCCCGAGGTAGACATCACTTTCAAGAAAGCTGATCTACAGGACGTTGTaccgcacgacaacgatcctgtggtcatctccctcatcacagcaggaaggcgagtgcacagagtgctc GTACAGGtgcgggggtacattgagctgaggacgacgttcaccgATGGAACAACAGCCCGCACCAAAAAgataaagtacttggtggtgaacgccccttctgcgtacaacatctTGCTGGGAAGGCGaacactcaataggttgggtgcagtgccatcgacgaggcacatgaagctgaagctgccgtcgatggaggggaccgtaataaccatcaagtcagatcaggctgaggctagacgctgttatgagaacaaccTCAGGCAGAAGAGGAGCATATGCCATgtcacctcaacaccaccaccaggtgtgctcgaagagcgatcggtggttaggggAACGCATGGCGATCAGGAGATGGAGGATGCTACgctggggggctcccaggtagctcagGTGGAAGCGGAGGAGGAGGGCATGATCACTcatcgcgagtcagggatcgcgagggcggtcatcgccagcgagagaagaCCCCACCCAGCTGAGGGGTGGGTAGAAGTAGAT